In Nocardia sp. NBC_00403, one DNA window encodes the following:
- a CDS encoding N-acyl-D-amino-acid deacylase family protein translates to MYDTIIKGGRWFDGAASPSAVRHLGIRDGRIAVVSIEPLDETGCRHIIDAAGKWVLPGMIDIHTHYDVEVLQTPSLAESVRHGVTTVLLGSCSLSTVHVEASDAGDLFGRVEAIPRRHVIEAVTETKTWTTAHEFIDALEALPLGPNLAAFIGHSDIRAAQMGLERSTSKDIRPTAAELDAMVAKLDEALDAGFIGMSSQQLLFDKLDGEVCRSRTLPSTYATTRERRRLNAILRRRGRALQGGPDVARPQSLVAMAASSIGIFRKPLKVSLLSAADIKAIPAVAHIFPWIARVLNALGGDFRWQHLPVPFEVYSDGIDLPVFEEFGSGAAALHLADQLEARRELLRDEGYRRRFRKDYDKKFGPRVWHRDFFDAEIVECPDQTVLGKTFGEVGVDRGGLHPVDAFLDLVVEHGNKVRWRTTISNHRPEVLDRFAADPGVQLGFSDAGAHLRNMAFYNFGLRFLRRVHDAERAGRPILSLERAVHRITGELADWYGIDAGHLRTGDRADLVVIDPERLDETTDAYAEAPIAQFDNLSRMVNRNDATVTAVLIGGEYVFGNGESAPVLGTRRTGRFLRAGVTGS, encoded by the coding sequence ATGTACGACACCATCATCAAGGGCGGCCGCTGGTTCGACGGCGCCGCTTCGCCCTCCGCGGTCCGCCATCTCGGCATCCGTGACGGTCGAATCGCCGTGGTCTCGATCGAACCGCTCGACGAGACCGGCTGCCGGCACATCATCGACGCCGCCGGGAAGTGGGTGCTTCCCGGAATGATCGACATCCATACGCATTACGACGTCGAGGTACTGCAAACTCCCTCGCTGGCCGAGTCGGTCCGCCACGGCGTCACCACCGTGCTGCTCGGCTCGTGCTCACTGTCGACGGTGCATGTCGAGGCTTCCGATGCCGGCGACCTGTTCGGCCGGGTCGAGGCCATCCCGCGCCGACATGTGATCGAGGCTGTCACCGAAACCAAGACCTGGACTACGGCGCACGAGTTCATCGACGCGCTGGAAGCGCTGCCGCTCGGCCCGAACCTGGCCGCGTTCATCGGGCATTCGGATATCCGTGCCGCGCAGATGGGCCTGGAACGATCCACCAGCAAGGACATTCGGCCCACCGCCGCCGAACTCGACGCCATGGTGGCGAAACTCGATGAGGCGCTGGACGCGGGCTTCATCGGCATGTCCTCGCAGCAGCTGCTGTTCGACAAGCTCGACGGCGAAGTCTGTCGATCGCGCACCCTGCCCTCGACCTATGCGACCACTCGGGAACGCCGCAGGCTCAACGCGATACTGCGGCGTCGTGGCCGCGCATTGCAGGGCGGTCCGGATGTCGCGCGGCCGCAAAGCCTGGTCGCGATGGCGGCCAGCAGTATCGGGATCTTCCGCAAGCCACTGAAGGTCAGCCTGCTGTCCGCGGCCGACATCAAGGCCATTCCCGCAGTGGCGCATATCTTTCCGTGGATCGCCAGGGTGCTCAACGCGTTGGGCGGCGACTTCCGGTGGCAGCATCTGCCGGTGCCGTTCGAGGTGTACTCCGACGGCATCGATCTGCCGGTCTTCGAGGAGTTCGGTTCGGGCGCGGCCGCACTGCACCTGGCCGACCAGCTCGAGGCGCGCAGGGAACTGCTGCGCGACGAAGGCTACCGCCGTCGCTTCCGAAAGGACTACGACAAGAAGTTCGGCCCGCGGGTCTGGCATCGCGACTTCTTCGATGCCGAGATCGTCGAATGTCCGGATCAGACCGTGCTCGGCAAGACCTTCGGCGAGGTGGGGGTCGATCGGGGCGGGCTGCACCCGGTGGACGCCTTCCTCGACCTCGTCGTCGAGCACGGCAACAAGGTTCGGTGGCGGACAACCATTTCCAACCACCGGCCGGAGGTTCTGGACCGGTTTGCCGCCGATCCCGGTGTGCAACTGGGCTTCTCGGATGCCGGGGCGCACCTGCGCAATATGGCGTTCTACAACTTCGGGCTGCGGTTCCTCCGTCGAGTACACGATGCCGAGCGCGCGGGCCGTCCGATCCTGTCGCTGGAACGCGCCGTGCACCGCATCACCGGCGAACTCGCCGACTGGTACGGCATCGACGCGGGCCACCTGCGCACCGGCGACCGGGCCGACCTGGTCGTGATCGATCCCGAACGCCTCGACGAGACCACCGACGCGTACGCCGAGGCTCCGATCGCCCAGTTCGACAATCTCTCACGCATGGTCAATCGGAACGATGCCACCGTCACCGCGGTGCTGATCGGTGGCGAATACGTCTTCGGCAACGGCGAATCCGCACCGGTCCTCGGCACCCGGAGGACCGGCCGATTCCTGCGAGCAGGCGTGACGGGCAGCTGA
- a CDS encoding NAD(P)-dependent alcohol dehydrogenase: MRALQLTDPGVLELRKIPVPEIGPTDLLLRVGAAGICHSDLHVLHIPFKMRDEPLTLGHEVAGTIEAVGSAVEGRSTGERGIVYLCWSCGVCRECVSGNENVCRAAGRTAMPPCPGLGPDGGMAEYIRIPAASFVPIGDLDFLQAAPLADAALSSYHAINGARAQLQPGSVAVVIGIGGLGHVAVQILAATSAAHVIAVDVSADKLDLAARCGAAEGLIGGPDTAREILDRTGGRGAEAVFDFVGTDHTATLAVESVAPNGAYRMIGLGGGAPEITAGPAGGPGWPWGASIRKSYGGTKSDLISSVALAQAGKLRVEVERYDLAEGREALDRLERGLVTGRAVLVP; the protein is encoded by the coding sequence ATGCGGGCGCTGCAACTCACTGATCCCGGTGTGCTGGAACTGCGTAAAATTCCGGTCCCCGAGATCGGCCCCACCGATCTGTTGCTGCGTGTCGGTGCGGCGGGCATCTGCCACTCCGATCTGCATGTGCTGCATATCCCCTTCAAGATGCGCGACGAGCCGCTGACCCTCGGACACGAGGTCGCGGGCACCATCGAAGCCGTCGGCAGCGCTGTCGAGGGCCGGTCGACCGGTGAGCGCGGCATCGTCTACCTGTGCTGGTCGTGCGGGGTGTGCCGGGAATGTGTGAGCGGCAACGAGAATGTGTGCCGCGCCGCAGGGCGCACTGCGATGCCGCCGTGCCCAGGTCTGGGGCCGGACGGTGGGATGGCCGAGTACATCAGGATTCCGGCCGCCTCCTTCGTGCCGATCGGTGACTTGGATTTCCTCCAGGCCGCGCCGCTGGCCGACGCCGCGCTGTCGAGCTATCACGCGATCAACGGTGCGCGTGCGCAGCTGCAGCCGGGTTCGGTCGCGGTGGTCATCGGCATCGGCGGGCTCGGCCACGTTGCGGTGCAGATCCTCGCCGCGACCAGTGCAGCGCACGTGATCGCGGTCGACGTGAGCGCGGACAAACTCGACCTCGCCGCCCGCTGCGGCGCGGCCGAAGGACTCATCGGTGGACCCGACACCGCCCGCGAGATCCTCGACCGCACCGGAGGGCGTGGCGCGGAGGCGGTGTTCGACTTCGTCGGCACCGATCACACCGCGACCCTGGCCGTGGAATCGGTGGCGCCCAACGGCGCCTATCGCATGATCGGACTCGGGGGCGGCGCACCGGAAATCACCGCGGGCCCGGCCGGTGGACCCGGCTGGCCGTGGGGCGCATCGATCCGAAAGTCCTACGGCGGCACCAAATCCGACCTGATCAGCTCCGTCGCGCTCGCGCAGGCGGGCAAGCTCAGAGTCGAAGTCGAACGCTATGACCTCGCCGAGGGCCGCGAGGCGCTCGACCGGCTGGAACGCGGGCTGGTCACCGGCCGTGCGGTCCTGGTGCCGTAG
- a CDS encoding class I adenylate-forming enzyme family protein translates to MTQPLDPQAMAAAAIARLTGPGGQFEMVVEEVLGAPMPVMRHRGRSLGEVLAASIGLADRDYLVTEDRRMSYTEHAHAVGALARALRDRYGVGKGDRIGILAANTPEWVVAFWAAQTLGAIAVGYNAWWAPREIAYGIDHTRPAVLIVDVKRAAQLTDLDIQVPVLTMEQDLPALIAAFDDGELPRTPVAEDDPAVILYTSGTSGRPKGAVHTQRNLLAVIDYHRFNDALAAAFQGRADDGSPKGRRFLLTSPLFHIASLHNLVIPRMATGDTTVIYQGSFDADRVLQLVEREHITNWGAMPTMASRMLETDLSRYDLSSLTSFSLNSAPSSAALQHHLREQLPVAKTALVTSYGLTECSTAATLAAPAELAAFPDTVGRPVVGVTIEIRDAAGNAVPEGTEGEICVRSPYVMLGYWEDEAATAAAITPDRWLRTGDIGVQEQGRLRLSGRRSDLILRGGENVYPTEIEQCLEEHPAVRECAVVGVPDADLGQQVAAVVVVDNETATTEHELLEFAKERLAYFKVPARWRITTTALPRNATGKVVRTGIEV, encoded by the coding sequence ATGACACAGCCTTTGGACCCGCAGGCCATGGCGGCCGCGGCAATCGCTCGGCTGACCGGGCCCGGCGGACAGTTCGAAATGGTGGTCGAGGAGGTGCTCGGCGCACCGATGCCGGTGATGCGGCATCGCGGCCGCTCGCTCGGCGAAGTGCTCGCGGCATCCATCGGGTTGGCCGACCGCGACTACCTGGTCACCGAGGACCGCAGGATGTCCTACACCGAGCACGCGCACGCAGTCGGCGCGCTGGCCCGCGCCCTGCGCGACCGGTATGGCGTCGGAAAGGGCGACCGGATCGGCATCCTGGCGGCGAACACGCCGGAATGGGTCGTCGCGTTCTGGGCGGCACAGACCCTCGGCGCCATCGCCGTCGGGTACAACGCCTGGTGGGCACCCCGCGAAATCGCGTACGGCATCGACCACACCCGGCCCGCGGTGTTGATCGTCGACGTGAAGCGGGCCGCACAGCTGACGGACCTGGACATCCAGGTCCCGGTGCTGACCATGGAGCAAGACCTCCCCGCCCTGATCGCCGCATTCGACGACGGCGAGCTGCCGCGCACGCCGGTGGCCGAGGACGATCCTGCGGTCATCCTCTACACCAGCGGCACGAGCGGACGCCCGAAAGGCGCGGTGCACACCCAGCGAAACCTGTTGGCGGTCATCGACTATCACCGTTTCAACGACGCATTGGCCGCCGCCTTCCAAGGCCGCGCCGACGACGGCAGCCCGAAAGGCAGACGGTTCCTGCTCACCTCGCCGCTGTTCCACATCGCCAGCCTGCACAACCTGGTGATACCGCGGATGGCGACCGGCGATACCACCGTCATATACCAGGGTTCGTTCGACGCCGATCGCGTACTGCAGTTGGTCGAACGCGAACACATCACCAACTGGGGCGCGATGCCGACGATGGCAAGCCGGATGCTCGAAACCGATCTGTCCCGCTACGACCTGTCCTCGCTGACGTCGTTCTCGCTCAACTCGGCGCCGTCCTCGGCCGCACTGCAACACCATCTACGCGAACAACTTCCGGTGGCGAAGACCGCACTCGTGACCAGCTACGGCCTCACCGAATGCAGTACCGCCGCCACCCTGGCGGCCCCCGCCGAGCTGGCCGCGTTCCCGGATACCGTCGGCCGCCCCGTCGTCGGTGTCACCATCGAAATCCGGGACGCCGCGGGCAATGCCGTCCCCGAAGGCACCGAGGGTGAGATCTGCGTGCGCAGCCCCTACGTAATGCTCGGCTACTGGGAGGACGAGGCCGCGACAGCCGCCGCCATCACTCCCGACCGCTGGCTGCGTACCGGCGATATCGGCGTGCAGGAGCAGGGCCGGCTTCGCCTGTCCGGCAGGCGTTCCGATCTCATCCTGCGCGGTGGCGAGAACGTCTATCCCACCGAGATCGAGCAGTGTCTCGAGGAACACCCCGCGGTGCGTGAGTGCGCCGTCGTCGGCGTGCCCGATGCCGATCTCGGCCAGCAGGTCGCCGCGGTGGTCGTCGTCGACAACGAAACGGCGACAACCGAACACGAGCTGCTCGAGTTCGCCAAGGAGCGACTCGCCTATTTCAAGGTGCCCGCACGTTGGCGGATCACCACCACAGCACTGCCGCGCAATGCGACCGGCAAGGTTGTGCGCACCGGTATCGAGGTATGA
- a CDS encoding serine hydrolase domain-containing protein, translated as MTTTMGFCADRFAGVREELENRIAADEELGAAICVTVDGEPVVDIWGGHRDIERTTPWTEDTLVNVFSISKTMTALSALLLVDRGELDVRQKVAHYWPEFAANGKGDIEIRQLLGHTSGVSGWQRPIELADIYDTEAASARLAAQPPWWEPGTASGYHALNYGHLVGAVIRRITGRSLGQFFAEELAGPLAADFHIGTGPEHHHRIAPLVPPPLLEFDMASLDQESILVKTLTSPLLDIPEANSAAWRQAEIGAVNGHGNAHSVAKVQSLVSCGGELNGRRLLSEKTIDLIFEQQSDGADLALLLPLRFGIGYGLPQPQTAPEVPDGRVCWWAGFGGAIVVNDLEHRVTFAYTMNKMAPGLIGSDRADAYLRSVFSVVRGDRS; from the coding sequence ATGACAACGACGATGGGATTCTGCGCCGACCGTTTCGCGGGCGTGCGAGAGGAACTGGAGAATCGGATCGCTGCGGACGAGGAGCTCGGCGCGGCGATCTGTGTGACCGTCGACGGCGAACCGGTCGTCGATATCTGGGGTGGACACCGCGATATCGAGCGCACCACGCCATGGACCGAGGACACCCTGGTCAACGTCTTCTCCATCAGCAAGACCATGACGGCACTGTCCGCGCTGCTGCTGGTGGATCGCGGCGAGCTGGATGTGCGGCAAAAAGTCGCGCACTACTGGCCGGAGTTCGCCGCAAACGGCAAGGGCGACATCGAGATTCGTCAGCTGCTCGGACACACCTCCGGTGTCTCCGGTTGGCAGCGGCCGATCGAGCTGGCCGATATCTACGACACCGAAGCGGCCAGCGCCCGCCTCGCGGCCCAACCGCCGTGGTGGGAGCCGGGCACCGCGTCGGGCTACCACGCCCTGAACTACGGACATCTGGTCGGCGCGGTTATTCGCCGCATTACCGGCCGTAGCCTCGGGCAGTTCTTCGCCGAGGAGCTCGCCGGACCGCTGGCGGCCGACTTCCACATCGGCACCGGTCCAGAGCACCACCACCGCATCGCACCGTTGGTGCCACCGCCACTACTGGAATTCGATATGGCCTCGCTCGATCAGGAGAGCATCCTGGTCAAGACGCTCACCAGCCCGTTGCTGGACATTCCGGAGGCCAATAGCGCCGCATGGCGGCAGGCGGAGATCGGCGCGGTGAACGGCCACGGCAACGCGCATTCGGTGGCGAAGGTGCAGTCGCTCGTATCCTGCGGCGGCGAGCTGAACGGCCGAAGGCTGTTGTCCGAGAAGACGATCGACCTGATCTTCGAACAGCAGTCCGATGGTGCGGATCTGGCGCTGCTGCTTCCGCTGCGCTTCGGCATCGGCTACGGCCTGCCTCAGCCGCAGACCGCTCCGGAGGTCCCGGACGGGCGCGTCTGCTGGTGGGCCGGGTTTGGTGGGGCCATCGTTGTCAACGACCTGGAGCACCGAGTCACCTTCGCCTACACCATGAACAAGATGGCGCCGGGGCTGATCGGCTCCGACCGCGCCGATGCCTACCTGCGCTCGGTGTTTTCGGTAGTGCGAGGAGATCGCTCATGA
- a CDS encoding flavin-containing monooxygenase, producing the protein MTPRTLPKVCVIGAGPSGITTAKRLQDFDIPFDVFEASDEVGGNWYFKNPNGMSACYQSLHIDTSKWRLAFEDYPVPEDWPDFPHHSQLFQYFKDYVDHFGFRDKILFDTLVTAAERQPDGRWLVTSSDGRTRDYDALIVCNGHHWDPNTPDYPGEFDGVLIHSHAYNDPFDPVDMRGKKVVVVGMGNSGLDIASELSQRFIAERLTVSARRGVWVLPKYVHGKVGDKQSVPPWIPRKVSMKLKQRFVRKFRGDMEFYGLPKPDHQPFEAHPSASEEFLHRAGCGDIAFKPAITGLAGKQVRFADGSTEEVDVIVCATGYHISFPFFSDPELVPDSSNRIPLFKQMMKPGIDNLFYMGLAQPLPTLVNFAEQQSKLVAAYLTGAYLPPSEPQMHEVIRAAEQRRSGRYYDSPRHTIQIEFEAYVRDMKREMASGAKRAAATGNALPVPARVLEHV; encoded by the coding sequence TTGACTCCACGCACACTTCCCAAGGTCTGCGTCATCGGCGCAGGCCCCTCGGGTATCACCACCGCCAAACGCCTGCAGGACTTCGACATCCCGTTCGACGTCTTCGAGGCGTCCGACGAGGTGGGCGGCAACTGGTACTTCAAGAACCCCAACGGCATGTCGGCCTGCTACCAGAGCCTGCACATCGATACGTCCAAGTGGCGCTTGGCCTTCGAGGACTATCCGGTGCCCGAGGACTGGCCGGACTTTCCGCACCACTCGCAGTTGTTCCAATACTTCAAGGACTATGTCGACCATTTCGGTTTCCGCGACAAGATCCTGTTCGACACCCTGGTGACCGCCGCCGAACGGCAGCCCGACGGCCGGTGGCTGGTGACCTCCAGCGACGGTCGCACCCGCGACTACGACGCCCTGATCGTGTGCAACGGCCACCACTGGGATCCCAATACCCCGGACTATCCCGGCGAATTCGATGGCGTGCTCATCCACAGCCACGCCTACAACGATCCGTTCGACCCGGTCGACATGCGCGGCAAGAAGGTCGTGGTCGTCGGGATGGGCAACTCCGGGCTCGACATCGCCTCCGAACTGTCCCAGCGCTTCATCGCCGAGCGGCTGACCGTGTCGGCGCGGCGTGGCGTGTGGGTGCTGCCGAAATACGTCCACGGCAAGGTCGGCGACAAACAATCGGTGCCACCGTGGATTCCGCGCAAGGTGAGCATGAAGCTCAAGCAGCGGTTCGTCCGAAAGTTCCGCGGCGACATGGAGTTCTACGGGCTGCCCAAACCCGATCACCAACCGTTCGAGGCACACCCTTCGGCCAGTGAGGAGTTCCTGCACCGGGCGGGCTGCGGTGACATCGCCTTCAAGCCCGCCATCACCGGATTGGCGGGCAAACAGGTGCGGTTCGCCGATGGCAGCACCGAAGAGGTGGATGTCATCGTCTGTGCGACCGGCTACCACATCAGCTTCCCGTTCTTCTCGGATCCGGAACTGGTGCCCGACAGCAGCAATCGCATCCCGCTGTTCAAGCAAATGATGAAGCCGGGTATCGACAATTTGTTCTATATGGGCCTCGCACAGCCGCTGCCTACCCTGGTGAACTTCGCCGAACAGCAGAGCAAGCTCGTCGCCGCTTACCTGACCGGCGCCTACCTCCCGCCATCGGAGCCGCAGATGCACGAGGTGATCCGTGCCGCCGAGCAGCGCCGCAGCGGCCGCTACTACGACTCACCGCGCCACACCATCCAAATCGAATTCGAGGCCTATGTGCGCGATATGAAGCGCGAAATGGCCAGTGGCGCAAAACGTGCCGCGGCAACCGGCAACGCGTTGCCGGTGCCTGCCCGAGTACTCGAGCACGTGTGA
- a CDS encoding DUF6319 family protein, with protein MPSSRTKPQPLSDTEIQQIATDIAGGRPPMVWFTAAAVGVPEGRSGKVVELDDPSVGDFLRVRPTGSKDVLSFSPTEVTLTKPPRTATASTAQPKSTTRKESPVTQPSTLTSVATPSTPSPGSLGTNAAAPSVPKPGPVASGTSEADNAAKSAAAKQPAAGAPGAKPATKAPAAARKAKAPEVTVTLTGTADGEWSVDVISGKKRAVRGLPVASSAVAQAAKVLHPEVAEVVAGILDAAREVQQVKVAQLAAELEEAKRLLEELTD; from the coding sequence ATGCCCTCGTCCAGAACCAAACCACAGCCCTTGTCGGACACTGAGATTCAGCAGATCGCCACGGACATTGCCGGCGGCCGACCGCCGATGGTGTGGTTCACCGCTGCCGCGGTGGGCGTGCCGGAAGGTCGGTCGGGGAAGGTGGTCGAACTCGATGATCCGTCCGTAGGAGACTTCCTGCGGGTCCGTCCGACCGGATCGAAGGATGTACTGTCCTTTTCTCCGACCGAAGTGACGTTGACCAAGCCGCCCCGCACGGCGACCGCTTCCACAGCCCAGCCGAAGTCGACAACCAGGAAGGAATCCCCCGTGACCCAGCCGTCGACCTTGACGAGCGTTGCGACACCGTCCACCCCGAGTCCCGGCTCGCTCGGAACCAACGCGGCGGCACCGTCGGTGCCCAAGCCGGGCCCGGTCGCCTCGGGAACGAGCGAAGCCGACAACGCCGCCAAGTCCGCCGCGGCCAAGCAGCCCGCCGCGGGCGCGCCCGGCGCGAAGCCCGCCACAAAGGCGCCCGCTGCCGCGCGCAAGGCGAAGGCGCCGGAGGTCACTGTGACGCTGACCGGGACTGCCGACGGCGAGTGGTCGGTCGATGTGATCAGCGGCAAGAAGCGGGCCGTGCGCGGTCTGCCGGTGGCAAGCTCCGCGGTGGCGCAGGCCGCCAAGGTGCTGCATCCGGAGGTGGCCGAGGTGGTCGCCGGAATTCTCGACGCGGCGCGCGAGGTACAGCAGGTCAAGGTCGCACAACTGGCGGCCGAGCTGGAGGAGGCCAAGCGCCTGCTCGAGGAACTGACCGACTGA
- a CDS encoding alpha/beta fold hydrolase yields the protein METLVHQGRAVVFDRVGSGPPIVLLHNAGTQRHIWDDQVTALSGDHEVFALDLPGYGESEQPADGYRLDDYVAMLGTFLDAHHLTDVVLIGNCLGAATSLRYTIAHPAVVRALVLINPLTWNTVRAGRQAAMAWADARLPLGPVARRVALPEMIVSRIVTEQLGARGRRQKLHHSPRLRAHWSDRGRLQALHGLVQDFPAFADLDAFSPPTGFPPICTIWGRQNRILSARAGARLNHTLHPHTDIALPDCGHLPMVEDPAAVTTAITTFLAAQLRNSTSTPDS from the coding sequence GTGGAGACACTCGTGCACCAGGGCCGGGCCGTGGTCTTCGACCGGGTGGGTAGCGGTCCGCCGATCGTCCTGCTCCACAACGCGGGCACCCAACGCCACATCTGGGACGATCAGGTCACGGCACTGAGCGGCGACCACGAAGTCTTCGCGCTCGACCTGCCCGGCTACGGCGAATCCGAACAACCCGCCGACGGCTACCGCCTCGACGATTATGTCGCCATGCTCGGCACGTTCCTCGATGCGCACCACCTCACGGACGTCGTTCTCATCGGCAATTGCCTCGGCGCGGCCACCTCACTGCGCTACACGATCGCCCACCCCGCCGTCGTCCGCGCGCTGGTCTTGATCAACCCGCTGACCTGGAACACCGTCCGCGCCGGACGCCAAGCCGCAATGGCATGGGCCGATGCCCGACTCCCACTCGGCCCGGTGGCCCGCAGGGTGGCGCTGCCCGAAATGATTGTCTCCCGGATCGTCACCGAGCAACTCGGCGCCCGTGGCCGACGCCAGAAATTGCACCACTCGCCCCGACTGCGCGCGCACTGGTCCGACCGCGGTCGCCTGCAAGCACTGCACGGCCTGGTCCAGGACTTCCCCGCCTTCGCCGACCTCGATGCCTTCAGCCCACCCACAGGCTTCCCCCCGATCTGCACCATCTGGGGCAGGCAGAACCGCATCCTGTCGGCCCGCGCGGGCGCCCGCCTCAACCACACCCTGCACCCGCACACCGACATAGCGCTTCCCGACTGCGGCCATCTGCCCATGGTCGAAGACCCCGCCGCGGTGACAACCGCCATCACGACGTTCCTCGCGGCCCAACTGCGTAACTCCACAAGTACGCCCGACAGCTGA
- a CDS encoding TetR/AcrR family transcriptional regulator produces MPTKSKRAGTSLRDEQKLQTRAKLLEGAKNLFSTQGYAAVRVDDIAAAVGCSRATFYLHFASKLEVLRAVAEQSTAPSALYFYEDLDRVLDTGSRAEFVGWMTRAIGWFQEYKDLLPAWDEATALEPEFRDIARQGIAALPNAMTSYLARWPADRQEEARLRVELLVAQLERFFTRWAMQGTIDVTADQAADVLADIWFPALQAPRER; encoded by the coding sequence ATGCCAACGAAGTCGAAACGGGCCGGCACCAGCCTGCGGGACGAACAGAAACTGCAGACCAGGGCCAAGCTGCTGGAGGGTGCGAAGAACCTGTTCAGCACCCAGGGTTACGCGGCCGTCCGGGTCGACGACATCGCTGCCGCCGTGGGCTGTAGCCGGGCTACGTTCTACCTGCATTTCGCCAGCAAGCTCGAGGTGCTGCGCGCGGTCGCCGAGCAGAGCACCGCGCCGAGTGCGCTGTACTTCTATGAGGATCTGGACCGAGTCCTGGACACCGGTTCGCGCGCCGAGTTCGTCGGCTGGATGACCCGCGCCATCGGCTGGTTCCAGGAATACAAGGACCTGCTGCCCGCGTGGGACGAGGCTACCGCGCTCGAACCGGAATTCCGTGACATCGCCCGCCAGGGCATCGCGGCCCTACCCAACGCGATGACGTCCTACCTGGCGCGCTGGCCTGCCGACCGTCAGGAAGAGGCCCGCCTGCGGGTGGAACTGCTTGTCGCCCAACTCGAACGCTTCTTCACCCGCTGGGCCATGCAGGGCACCATCGATGTCACGGCCGACCAGGCCGCGGACGTCCTCGCCGACATCTGGTTTCCGGCCCTGCAAGCGCCGCGGGAAAGGTAG
- a CDS encoding GGDEF domain-containing protein, producing MTLTEEQSTSRRHNVGLRWYAVFFGVGSAAIGLNIAVDSQLLSLVTMLAVVVGALAMIGLGLRRHRPPQPLPWYLIAASALLFATGTVLRGIDEHSMHPIDDLFTLAGYFAVGVAATLWLRPRQVQHNYDLLLDSGLIGLGALLASWTFLISPILQSHATTMNTVVAAIYPILDALLLTMVAHSVATATRSETSLRLLHVGLIAVLLGDLGYSLETVGTATIGREVLLTPLLAAYITVGVAALHPTMACLGAPRRIHPHHSRQRASVIAVALIMASLVPVVGSSLDTLDRAVVSSLFALLLIGVLARSERAIVRSARSERRAQYQADHDMLTGLLNRSALLRALNRNHEHWLEQPLSLLFIDLDGFKMVNDSYGHAVGDELIANAASRIRRVIRREDVVARYGGDEFVVLAPLGRQEAATLAERLLGAFVRPFELSAGEIPITASVGIACGSPRSYDASIYDLIRDADSAMYHAKEYSLGYAFHDEVRHGAPDAGRRTWRPANRSTSTAV from the coding sequence ATGACACTGACCGAAGAGCAGTCGACGAGCCGACGCCATAATGTCGGATTACGGTGGTATGCAGTATTTTTCGGTGTCGGCTCGGCCGCGATCGGGCTGAATATCGCCGTCGATTCGCAGTTGCTCTCGCTGGTGACGATGCTGGCTGTGGTGGTAGGAGCCCTTGCCATGATCGGCCTCGGCCTGCGGCGTCATCGCCCGCCGCAGCCGCTGCCCTGGTATCTGATCGCGGCGTCGGCGCTGTTGTTCGCCACCGGCACCGTATTGCGCGGCATCGACGAGCATTCGATGCACCCCATCGACGATTTGTTCACGCTGGCCGGTTATTTCGCCGTCGGCGTCGCGGCCACCCTGTGGCTGCGGCCGCGCCAGGTCCAGCACAACTACGACCTGCTGCTGGACTCCGGGCTCATCGGACTCGGCGCACTGCTGGCCTCCTGGACCTTTCTCATCTCGCCGATTCTGCAGTCACATGCCACCACCATGAACACCGTTGTGGCGGCGATCTACCCGATACTCGACGCACTACTGCTGACCATGGTCGCGCATTCGGTGGCGACGGCGACCCGCTCGGAGACCTCGCTGCGGCTCCTGCACGTCGGCCTGATTGCGGTACTGCTCGGCGATCTCGGCTACAGCCTGGAGACCGTCGGCACCGCGACGATCGGGCGGGAAGTGTTGCTCACGCCGCTGCTGGCCGCCTACATCACCGTCGGGGTCGCGGCGCTGCATCCGACCATGGCCTGCCTCGGCGCACCGCGCCGCATCCATCCCCATCATTCGCGTCAGCGCGCCAGTGTCATCGCGGTCGCACTGATCATGGCGTCGCTGGTTCCGGTAGTGGGGTCCAGCCTCGACACCCTCGACCGCGCGGTCGTCTCTTCGCTGTTCGCGCTCTTGCTGATCGGCGTCCTGGCACGCAGCGAACGTGCCATCGTGCGCAGCGCCCGCAGCGAACGCCGCGCGCAGTATCAGGCCGACCACGACATGCTGACCGGACTGCTGAATCGGTCCGCCCTGCTGCGCGCGCTCAATCGCAATCACGAGCACTGGCTCGAACAACCGCTGAGCCTGTTGTTCATCGACCTGGACGGCTTCAAGATGGTCAACGACAGCTACGGCCATGCCGTCGGCGACGAGCTGATCGCGAACGCGGCCTCGCGCATTCGGCGGGTGATCCGCCGCGAGGACGTAGTGGCGCGCTACGGCGGCGACGAATTCGTGGTGCTCGCGCCGCTGGGCAGACAAGAGGCAGCCACGCTCGCCGAACGACTATTGGGCGCGTTCGTGCGCCCCTTCGAATTGAGCGCGGGCGAGATCCCGATCACCGCGAGTGTCGGGATCGCCTGCGGCAGCCCGCGCAGTTACGACGCCAGCATCTACGACCTCATCCGAGACGCGGATTCGGCGATGTACCACGCGAAGGAGTACTCGCTCGGCTACGCGTTCCACGACGAAGTGCGGCATGGGGCCCCCGATGCGGGGCGCCGGACTTGGCGCCCCGCCAATCGGTCGACGAGCACCGCCGTCTGA